TCGAGATGCGCCCCTCGTCGGAACGAAGAAGTTCGCGACGGAATGCCTGCGCCGAGCGTGCTAACCTGCTGAAAATACTCATCGGCCCTCACCCCCAATCGTGGACCGAGCGCATGGCCCGCATCTGGTAGGATGCGGCAGCTTGTACTTGTGATGCAGCGTAACCCCCATGAACAGAGGATGAAAAGGTGCCATCGGTACGTAGTCCAATCGAAAGTAACGTCCGGGAGTAACCATGGCGCGTGAGATCTCCGCCGGGGGCGTGGTCATCCGGCACATGCGCGGCGGCTGGCACATGGCGGTCATCGAACCGGCCGGCAGGGGCGCCCAGACTCGGCCCGGGCGCAAGCCCACCCGGGGTGTCCTGGCCCTCCCCAAGGGCCTGGTGGACAAGGGGGAGAAGCCGGAACAGACCGCCCTCCGTGAGGTGCGCGAAGAAACCGGGGTGGAAGCCGCCTTCCTGGGCAAGCTCGGGGACATCAAGTACACCTATGTCCGCTCCTGGGGCGACGGCGAAAAGGTGTTCAAGATCGTCAGCTTCTACCTGCTGAAGTACACCTCGGGAGAGATCGGCGACATCAAGCCGGCTATGCGCAAGGAGGTCAGCCGGGCGGAATGGATCCCGCTCCATGACGCCGAAAGAGTCCTCTCCTACAAGGGCGAGAGGGACATGGTGGCCAAGGCGATGGCCTACATCCAAAGCCATCCTGACCTCGCGCCTGCGGTCGTGTGATTTGCGATTTGCGATTTGTGATTTGTGACTTGCGACTTGCCGGTCCCCCGGACCCAATCACAAATCAGAAATCACCAATCGCAAATCCGGAGGCCTGCATGGCTCGCCGCAAGCAACACATTCCCCGCCATGAGCACATCGAGCGCCACTTCACCGGGGGCGAGACCGTCCGCGACGTGGTCATCGGCATGTCCGACGGCCTGACCGTTCCCTTCGCGCTGGCCGCCGGGCTTTCCGGCGCGATCGGCGCTACACGGGTGGTGGTCATCGCCGGG
The Terriglobales bacterium DNA segment above includes these coding regions:
- a CDS encoding NUDIX domain-containing protein is translated as MAREISAGGVVIRHMRGGWHMAVIEPAGRGAQTRPGRKPTRGVLALPKGLVDKGEKPEQTALREVREETGVEAAFLGKLGDIKYTYVRSWGDGEKVFKIVSFYLLKYTSGEIGDIKPAMRKEVSRAEWIPLHDAERVLSYKGERDMVAKAMAYIQSHPDLAPAVV